Proteins from one Vibrio pomeroyi genomic window:
- the glgC gene encoding glucose-1-phosphate adenylyltransferase produces MQDTLTIVLAGGVGSRLSPLTDNRAKPAVPFGGKYRIIDFTLANCLHSGLRQILVLTQYKSHSLQKHLRDGWSVLNPELGEYITNVPPQMRTGDSWYSGTADAIYQNLYLLSRSEAKHVVVLSGDHIYRMDYAPMLKQHKQNEADLTVACMEVSIDEAKEFGVMEIDESLQINNFTEKPRYPACVPGRPTRSMASMGIYIFDKEVLTQALLADAEDPESSHDFGKDIIPKLVGNNSVYAYKFGDEEGRVTQDAYWRDVGTIDSYYQSNMDLLKPASPIDLYQPDWAIRTYEPQLPPARTIASVEGNQGIFINSMIANGVVIEGGSAQNSIFFPKVKVSNAAIVIDSILFEDVEIGRNCHIQNCIIDKNVKVPDGTQIGIDSLADAKRFHISKQGVIVVPSSYQFEE; encoded by the coding sequence ATGCAAGACACTCTAACAATCGTTCTGGCCGGCGGTGTTGGCTCTCGGCTTTCTCCCCTCACCGATAACCGCGCAAAACCTGCGGTACCCTTTGGTGGCAAATATCGAATCATCGATTTCACACTCGCGAACTGCCTGCACTCAGGGCTTCGCCAAATTCTGGTACTGACTCAGTACAAGTCTCACTCTTTGCAAAAACACTTACGTGATGGTTGGTCGGTGCTTAACCCCGAGCTCGGCGAATACATCACCAATGTTCCCCCGCAAATGCGCACAGGTGACAGCTGGTATAGCGGTACGGCCGATGCGATTTATCAAAACTTATATTTGCTGTCGCGTAGTGAAGCCAAACATGTAGTGGTCTTATCCGGCGACCACATCTATCGCATGGATTACGCCCCAATGCTCAAGCAACATAAGCAGAATGAAGCTGACTTGACGGTCGCCTGTATGGAAGTGTCGATTGATGAGGCCAAAGAGTTTGGTGTGATGGAGATAGACGAATCTCTACAAATCAATAACTTTACCGAGAAGCCACGTTACCCCGCGTGCGTACCCGGTAGACCGACCCGAAGCATGGCTTCAATGGGGATTTACATCTTTGATAAGGAAGTACTGACACAGGCATTATTAGCAGACGCAGAAGATCCAGAATCAAGCCACGATTTCGGTAAGGACATCATTCCGAAGTTGGTCGGCAATAACAGTGTTTACGCATATAAGTTTGGTGACGAAGAAGGACGCGTAACTCAAGACGCTTACTGGAGAGATGTGGGTACGATCGACTCTTATTACCAATCGAATATGGACCTGTTGAAACCGGCCTCACCTATCGATTTGTACCAACCAGATTGGGCAATTCGTACCTATGAGCCGCAACTGCCGCCCGCACGAACCATTGCTTCGGTCGAAGGTAACCAAGGGATCTTTATCAACTCGATGATCGCGAATGGCGTAGTGATTGAAGGTGGTTCAGCGCAAAACTCTATCTTCTTCCCTAAGGTGAAAGTCAGCAATGCCGCGATTGTGATTGATAGTATTCTGTTTGAAGACGTGGAGATCGGGCGAAACTGCCACATTCAAAACTGCATCATAGATAAGAACGTTAAAGTGCCAGACGGGACTCAAATTGGCATAGATAGTCTTGCGGATGCCAAGCGCTTCCACATATCAAAACAAGGCGTAATAGTGGTGCCCTCTTCTTATCAGTTTGAAGAGTGA
- a CDS encoding choice-of-anchor I family protein, producing the protein MNRKFNKLTLLLPIAVSSALVGCSQSTSKPTTSSQTSLDAFSLQCQSIQEPIASDAVVSGLTLVGSSIADAPFDTSAAEIVSYDSCTDKLYVVNAQAQKVDVLSMNADSLPNSKGSIDLQSAAVASGINIGAANSVSTHQGLVAVAIENADKQQNGIIALYRSDTLELITTYTAGALPDMVSFSKDGRYIASANEGEPNADYSIDPEGSVTLVDLTNGPLQAKVTQIDFKAFNQGQPRHAELTDKVRISAPNATVAQDLEPEYLTFADNGKLYVALQENNALAAIDVASAKVDAILGLGGKPWDTAQLDASNKDKNIGNLQSYAMLEGLYMPDSITSYSVDGNTYIVTANEGDGREYGIKTMQKVCDDKGFEWDGDDYQGTENYTTEKDFCIAYVDEVRGKKLDVDVNHPLAGALKDNKQLARLKVIKPQVTLAADQKVQAFGSRSFSIWDESGELVFDSGDDFARIVLDQDPANFNSTNDNNQSGDDRSDDKGVEPEAIEVAEINGKHYAFIGLERQGGIMVYDVTQPKNASFISYLNNRDFTQPVCTKVDEDGDCDNDTYNSKAGDLGPESIKYFTRSGNHFIAVGNEVSGSTSVYRVEF; encoded by the coding sequence ATGAATCGTAAATTTAATAAGCTGACTTTATTACTACCTATCGCAGTAAGCTCGGCTCTCGTTGGTTGTTCTCAATCAACTTCAAAACCGACAACATCATCTCAAACATCACTCGATGCTTTTAGCCTTCAATGCCAATCCATCCAAGAACCAATCGCGAGCGATGCTGTGGTAAGTGGGCTTACTTTGGTGGGCAGCTCTATTGCAGACGCCCCGTTTGATACTTCTGCAGCCGAAATCGTCAGCTACGATTCATGTACCGATAAGCTTTATGTGGTTAACGCTCAAGCGCAGAAAGTCGATGTGTTGTCGATGAACGCTGACAGTTTGCCAAACTCCAAAGGCTCTATTGATCTTCAATCTGCAGCTGTAGCTTCGGGTATTAATATCGGTGCCGCGAACAGTGTATCGACTCATCAAGGCCTAGTTGCTGTTGCGATTGAAAATGCTGACAAACAACAGAATGGCATTATTGCTCTGTATCGCTCAGATACATTAGAGCTGATCACCACTTACACTGCTGGCGCATTACCAGACATGGTGAGCTTTTCCAAAGACGGCCGTTACATCGCATCAGCAAACGAAGGTGAGCCGAATGCGGATTACAGCATTGATCCTGAAGGCTCTGTGACGCTGGTTGATTTAACTAATGGTCCTTTACAAGCAAAAGTGACTCAAATTGATTTCAAGGCATTCAATCAAGGTCAGCCTCGCCATGCAGAACTAACCGACAAGGTTCGAATCTCAGCTCCGAATGCGACCGTTGCCCAAGACCTAGAGCCTGAATACCTAACGTTTGCAGATAACGGTAAACTCTACGTTGCCTTGCAAGAGAACAATGCCTTGGCAGCAATTGACGTGGCAAGTGCAAAAGTCGATGCGATTCTTGGACTAGGCGGCAAGCCTTGGGATACCGCTCAGTTGGATGCGTCGAATAAAGACAAAAATATCGGCAACCTACAAAGCTACGCAATGTTAGAAGGGCTTTACATGCCAGACAGCATCACTAGCTATAGTGTTGATGGCAACACCTACATCGTAACTGCGAATGAAGGTGATGGTCGTGAGTATGGCATCAAGACGATGCAAAAAGTGTGTGATGATAAAGGGTTTGAGTGGGATGGTGACGACTACCAAGGCACTGAAAACTACACAACAGAAAAAGACTTTTGTATCGCTTATGTTGATGAAGTACGTGGCAAGAAGCTAGATGTTGATGTTAACCACCCATTAGCTGGTGCATTGAAAGACAACAAACAACTTGCTCGTCTTAAAGTGATTAAGCCACAAGTAACACTTGCTGCTGACCAAAAGGTTCAAGCATTCGGTAGCCGTTCTTTCTCTATTTGGGATGAGTCTGGCGAGTTAGTGTTTGATAGTGGTGATGACTTTGCTCGAATCGTTCTTGATCAAGATCCTGCAAACTTCAACAGCACCAATGATAACAACCAAAGTGGTGACGATCGCAGCGATGATAAAGGGGTAGAACCTGAAGCCATCGAAGTCGCTGAGATTAACGGCAAGCACTATGCCTTTATTGGACTTGAGCGCCAAGGTGGCATCATGGTTTACGACGTAACGCAGCCTAAGAATGCAAGTTTCATCAGCTATCTAAACAACCGCGACTTTACTCAGCCAGTGTGTACCAAGGTTGATGAAGATGGTGATTGCGACAACGATACCTATAACTCGAAAGCAGGTGACTTAGGCCCAGAATCAATCAAGTATTTCACTCGCTCTGGTAACCACTTTATTGCGGTTGGCAACGAAGTGAGTGGTAGCACATCAGTTTACCGCGTTGAGTTCTAA
- a CDS encoding DUF3012 domain-containing protein, translating to MKKVALILFLATQLMACTEVGSEAWCADMKEKPKGDWTANEAGDFAKHCIF from the coding sequence ATGAAGAAAGTCGCGTTGATCCTTTTCCTAGCCACTCAATTAATGGCTTGTACTGAGGTTGGTAGTGAAGCTTGGTGTGCGGATATGAAAGAAAAGCCTAAGGGTGACTGGACGGCGAATGAAGCGGGTGATTTTGCGAAACACTGTATTTTCTAA
- a CDS encoding AbgT family transporter, with amino-acid sequence MTSTVSTSVPTSPAGNTASTEKEVNHPFLSLVIMVIVAAIATYFIPAGEFERVVMNGRTVIDPDSYTLLASNPTTLASFFESFFKGFKSASGVMGVVVFVGGAFGIIKHMGLLDASVVALTTKLKKQGLYVIAPVIMTAIFFNVTFTGMRELDVIFISLMIPICIKLGYDAITALGVVLLASCAGFAAALANPFFTGIAHTIAELPMYSGMWYRFIVGMFMLLTGAWYVLSYARKVKQDPTKGLLHGTGYHYESNVEAKTLTTREKFAGIAFLGVFAYMIFGTLTMGFGFTEIAGAFVAMAIIPGLVAGLSPNKICEYWTKGVSDVLVAVLIIFFARSVLTIMEDAKIVDSIIYYLAQIISGSSKLVAAAGIYFSQAAINLFIPSGSGQAVITMPIIIPLADIGEVTRQVAALASQLGDGISNYIYPTNGGLLAVLAIAKVPYTKWVRFFLPLFLFWSVGALVSVVIAQMIELGPF; translated from the coding sequence ATGACGTCTACGGTATCTACGTCCGTACCTACATCTCCAGCTGGTAATACAGCTTCGACAGAGAAAGAAGTAAACCACCCGTTTCTTTCTTTGGTCATCATGGTAATTGTTGCAGCAATCGCAACCTACTTTATCCCTGCTGGTGAATTTGAACGAGTGGTCATGAATGGTCGCACGGTTATCGACCCAGACAGCTACACACTATTAGCGAGCAATCCAACAACATTAGCCTCTTTTTTCGAATCATTTTTTAAAGGCTTCAAATCCGCTTCTGGCGTGATGGGTGTTGTGGTATTTGTTGGTGGTGCTTTCGGTATTATCAAACACATGGGTTTGCTAGACGCATCGGTTGTTGCGCTCACCACTAAGCTTAAGAAACAAGGCTTGTACGTGATTGCACCTGTGATCATGACAGCGATCTTCTTCAACGTAACCTTCACGGGGATGCGTGAGCTTGATGTCATTTTCATCTCGCTGATGATCCCTATCTGTATCAAGCTTGGCTATGATGCGATCACGGCTCTTGGTGTAGTCCTACTCGCGAGTTGCGCAGGTTTCGCGGCCGCGTTGGCAAACCCATTCTTCACGGGTATTGCACACACTATTGCTGAACTGCCTATGTATTCGGGCATGTGGTACCGCTTTATTGTCGGCATGTTCATGCTATTGACGGGTGCTTGGTATGTGTTGAGTTACGCACGCAAAGTAAAGCAAGACCCAACCAAAGGCTTGTTACACGGCACGGGGTACCACTATGAATCAAATGTTGAAGCGAAAACACTGACCACGCGTGAAAAGTTCGCGGGTATCGCATTCTTAGGCGTGTTTGCCTACATGATCTTCGGTACCCTGACTATGGGCTTTGGCTTTACTGAGATTGCGGGTGCGTTTGTGGCGATGGCGATCATTCCGGGCTTGGTAGCGGGTTTGTCTCCTAACAAGATTTGTGAATACTGGACCAAAGGTGTCAGCGATGTATTGGTTGCTGTATTAATCATCTTCTTCGCACGCTCAGTGTTGACCATTATGGAAGACGCGAAGATTGTCGACTCGATCATCTACTATCTTGCGCAGATCATTTCAGGAAGTTCTAAGCTTGTTGCTGCGGCGGGTATCTACTTCTCGCAAGCTGCAATTAACCTGTTTATTCCGTCGGGCAGTGGTCAAGCGGTTATCACCATGCCAATCATCATTCCATTGGCGGACATTGGTGAAGTAACTCGTCAAGTTGCCGCGTTGGCTTCTCAATTGGGTGACGGTATCTCTAACTACATTTACCCAACCAATGGTGGCTTGCTGGCTGTACTAGCGATTGCAAAAGTGCCTTACACCAAGTGGGTTCGCTTCTTCTTACCGTTATTCTTGTTCTGGTCAGTGGGTGCGTTGGTTTCGGTTGTGATTGCTCAAATGATTGAGTTAGGTCCCTTTTAA
- the ompW gene encoding outer membrane protein OmpW: MKKTVCGIAVIAALMSTNVLAHKEGDFIIRAGAATVSPNDSSDAVLNNPDLEFSVDSDTQLGLTFGYMFTDNISFEVLAASPFSHSISVNGLGKIADTKHLPPTFMVQYYFGEANSDFRPYVGAGINYTVFFDEGLNANGKNAGLTDVSLDDSWGLAANIGIDYMINEDWFLNASVWYADIGTTATYKTATDTFKTDVDIDPWVFMIGGGYNF, encoded by the coding sequence ATGAAAAAAACAGTATGTGGAATTGCGGTTATTGCGGCTCTTATGTCAACGAATGTTCTTGCTCATAAAGAAGGTGATTTCATCATCCGTGCAGGCGCAGCAACGGTATCTCCAAACGACAGCAGTGACGCTGTACTTAACAATCCTGACCTAGAATTCTCAGTTGATTCTGATACTCAACTTGGTCTTACTTTCGGTTACATGTTCACTGACAACATCAGTTTTGAAGTCCTAGCAGCAAGCCCATTTTCTCACAGCATTTCTGTTAACGGTCTAGGCAAAATTGCTGATACTAAACACCTTCCGCCAACGTTCATGGTTCAATATTACTTTGGTGAAGCGAACAGCGACTTCCGTCCTTACGTAGGTGCGGGCATCAACTACACTGTGTTCTTTGACGAAGGATTAAATGCTAACGGCAAAAATGCAGGCCTAACGGATGTGTCTTTGGATGATTCATGGGGCCTTGCTGCAAACATTGGTATTGACTACATGATCAATGAGGACTGGTTCCTCAACGCATCGGTTTGGTACGCAGACATCGGTACTACAGCGACATACAAAACGGCTACAGACACGTTCAAAACAGACGTTGATATCGACCCATGGGTATTCATGATCGGTGGTGGTTACAACTTCTAA
- the raiA gene encoding ribosome-associated translation inhibitor RaiA, whose amino-acid sequence MKINVQTHHVSINDDSRKDIEGKFEKISNHFPSLISCDIIITKEHGQHQVEVFTNYEGVRVNAKATDDVMYPAIASAIKKLEAGLSNRKGQLKADLHEKPTSTKPEIASDIIQEMKLV is encoded by the coding sequence ATGAAAATAAACGTTCAAACACATCACGTATCAATTAACGACGACTCACGTAAAGACATCGAAGGTAAATTCGAAAAGATATCTAACCATTTTCCATCACTGATTAGCTGCGACATCATCATTACAAAAGAACATGGTCAACATCAGGTTGAAGTGTTCACCAACTACGAAGGTGTACGTGTAAACGCAAAAGCTACAGATGACGTTATGTATCCGGCTATCGCATCAGCGATTAAGAAGCTAGAAGCAGGCCTAAGTAACCGTAAGGGACAATTAAAAGCAGACCTACACGAGAAACCAACAAGTACCAAGCCAGAGATTGCTTCGGACATCATCCAAGAGATGAAACTGGTATAA
- a CDS encoding SDR family oxidoreductase has product MKKLIVITGASSGIGEAIARRLSDEGHPLLLLARRVDRLEALNLPNSLSVKVDVTDKASFDAAIAQGEEKFGPVDALINNAGAMLLGQIDTQDAQEWKTMFDVNVIGLLNGMQSVLAPMMERNTGTIINISSIAGKKTFPSHAAYCGTKFAVHAISENVREEVAASNVRVTTIAPGAVETELLSHTTSQEIKDGYDSWKEDMGGVLAADDIARAVSFAYQQPQNVCIREIALAPTKQQP; this is encoded by the coding sequence ATGAAAAAACTAATTGTAATTACAGGTGCAAGCTCTGGTATTGGTGAAGCAATCGCTCGTCGTCTAAGCGATGAAGGTCACCCTCTGCTACTTCTAGCTCGTCGTGTTGACCGCCTTGAAGCGCTTAACCTACCAAACTCTCTATCTGTAAAAGTAGACGTAACAGATAAAGCGTCTTTTGATGCGGCAATCGCACAAGGTGAAGAGAAATTTGGTCCTGTAGATGCACTTATCAACAATGCTGGTGCAATGCTTCTTGGCCAAATCGATACTCAAGATGCTCAAGAGTGGAAGACAATGTTCGATGTGAACGTAATTGGTCTTCTAAACGGCATGCAGTCTGTACTTGCTCCGATGATGGAACGTAACACAGGTACTATCATCAACATCAGCTCAATTGCGGGTAAGAAAACATTCCCAAGCCACGCTGCTTACTGTGGTACTAAGTTCGCGGTACACGCAATCTCTGAGAACGTTCGTGAAGAAGTAGCAGCTTCAAATGTTCGTGTTACTACTATCGCACCGGGTGCTGTTGAGACTGAGCTTCTGTCTCACACTACATCTCAAGAGATCAAAGACGGTTACGATTCTTGGAAAGAAGACATGGGCGGTGTATTGGCAGCTGACGACATTGCTCGCGCTGTATCATTCGCTTACCAACAGCCACAGAACGTTTGTATCCGTGAAATCGCTCTAGCTCCGACTAAGCAACAGCCATAG